A single region of the Thermococcus zilligii AN1 genome encodes:
- a CDS encoding ABC transporter ATP-binding protein: MVEVRIENLVKTFGETVALRGVNLHIKHGELFTLLGPSGCGKSTTLRAIAGLDYPDSGHIYFGDEDVTYQHPSKRGAVLVFQNYALWPHMTVFDNVAYGLKLRKVPKEEIEKKVKWALELVKLKGFENRYPTQLSGGQQQRVAIARALVVEPRVLLLDEPLSNLDAKLRLEMRSEIRRIQRELGITVIYVTHDQEEAMAISDRIAVMNVGTVEQVGTPKEIYETPRTEFVASFMGKTNVIPAKVVERNGDKVTVEFEGITLDGLSYTEKSDNVVIVIRPERIKLKPVENAVSFTGTVDLIEYYGFFIEVVGLFGDTRIIARTISDREVSHLKPLQEVTFYVDRDDIIVLPRQGL, from the coding sequence ATGGTGGAAGTCAGGATTGAAAACCTCGTTAAGACCTTTGGTGAGACCGTTGCACTCAGGGGCGTAAACCTTCACATAAAGCACGGGGAACTCTTCACGCTCCTCGGGCCGAGCGGTTGCGGAAAATCAACGACCCTCAGGGCGATAGCGGGCCTTGACTACCCCGACAGCGGGCACATCTACTTTGGGGATGAGGACGTCACATATCAGCACCCCAGCAAGAGGGGTGCAGTCCTCGTCTTTCAGAACTACGCCCTCTGGCCCCACATGACGGTCTTTGACAACGTCGCCTACGGCCTGAAGCTGAGGAAGGTTCCAAAGGAGGAGATAGAGAAAAAGGTCAAGTGGGCCCTCGAGCTGGTAAAGCTCAAGGGCTTCGAGAACCGTTACCCGACCCAGCTGAGCGGTGGGCAGCAGCAGCGTGTGGCCATAGCCAGGGCCCTCGTCGTTGAGCCGAGGGTTCTCCTCCTCGATGAGCCGCTCAGCAACCTCGACGCAAAGCTCAGGCTTGAGATGCGCTCGGAGATAAGGAGAATACAGCGCGAGCTCGGGATCACCGTCATCTACGTTACCCACGACCAGGAGGAGGCAATGGCCATAAGCGACAGGATAGCGGTCATGAACGTCGGAACCGTGGAGCAGGTGGGAACCCCCAAGGAGATATACGAGACGCCCAGGACGGAGTTCGTAGCCAGTTTCATGGGCAAGACAAACGTCATCCCGGCGAAAGTGGTGGAAAGGAACGGGGATAAGGTCACAGTTGAATTCGAGGGCATAACCCTCGACGGTCTTAGCTACACGGAGAAAAGCGACAACGTGGTCATCGTTATAAGGCCGGAGAGGATAAAGCTCAAACCCGTTGAAAACGCGGTGTCCTTCACGGGAACGGTTGACCTCATTGAGTACTACGGGTTCTTCATAGAGGTCGTCGGCCTCTTCGGGGACACCAGGATCATAGCGAGAACCATAAGCGACAGGGAAGTCTCTCACCTCAAGCCGCTCCAGGAGGTCACGTTCTACGTTGATAGGGACGACATCATAGTCCTCCCGCGGCAAGGGCTTTAA
- a CDS encoding DUF447 domain-containing protein, translating to MGLLDTLQEGKVYEVLLITRSNVTPVGVVRRGNRLFFKLFGGRSAGELKSCPYASIQFTNDVESIVKLALNLPLRLEFDGNGEHRWIKGLPGVYGTVEAKEEEHEDELGKTVVLKCSLQPAGETPGTLPPLPPSRADFYLMEMGVDITRLLVAVRKGLDDVAKGLRERILTNYRMYSRLGGKSKLAEVILKMAADPYSPPQVAPPEEDL from the coding sequence ATGGGGCTTTTGGACACGCTCCAGGAGGGGAAAGTCTACGAGGTTCTGCTCATAACCCGCTCAAACGTCACACCCGTGGGGGTGGTCAGGCGGGGGAATAGGCTTTTCTTCAAGCTCTTCGGGGGCAGGAGCGCCGGGGAACTTAAGTCCTGCCCCTATGCTTCAATCCAGTTCACGAACGACGTTGAATCCATCGTAAAGCTGGCCCTCAACCTGCCCCTGAGACTGGAGTTCGATGGGAACGGGGAGCACAGATGGATAAAGGGCCTCCCAGGGGTTTACGGCACCGTTGAAGCAAAAGAAGAGGAACACGAAGACGAGCTGGGAAAAACGGTCGTTTTAAAGTGCTCCCTCCAGCCGGCGGGGGAAACCCCTGGAACTCTGCCACCGCTCCCCCCAAGCCGCGCCGATTTTTATCTTATGGAGATGGGCGTGGACATAACAAGGCTTCTGGTAGCCGTCAGGAAGGGGCTCGATGACGTTGCCAAAGGGTTGCGCGAGCGCATACTCACTAATTACCGGATGTATTCCCGCCTCGGGGGAAAGTCAAAGCTCGCGGAGGTCATCCTCAAAATGGCGGCCGATCCTTATAGTCCTCCCCAAGTTGCTCCACCGGAAGAAGACTTATAA
- a CDS encoding metallophosphoesterase: protein MLGRRALVFLLVLMATAAFVFPQVRVQAAGNVVTPGQVILDPLPGTPAIGLPGDTIEVYPAEGVSVQSLQIVSILHGPYDLQIVGTEGGVVRAKIPYEAVPDVYFLVVKSNKGDVTVPNGVWVMERAPTVLRIAHGSDLHVTSGFKMGFVCGDYFQKSIPEILKYCNNPIGMHSYTATESFMTYYAMVGSWGQNVINLIISTGDDVDTNGDQEGYKMLNRAILYATAAGTPLISIKGNHDHPPTYYGKYVGPRYFYRVIGDFLIIGLDSRGEERHPEMEQLQWMEDVLKGHPNKTVIVLVHHPFWYSTPDGKWGGTIKGYTAFDDSDWKALTRFVSWDWVGRKGEYEDIARYFLQMVEKYNIRLVLSGHIHKDKPVLYVDKNGNEHWFWTLTTTGAPDKTSNPPSETDKGLGYTVPSWYGSQVVYLYSNGTVEFPLAGNVLRDGISSLPVPQKFVVFRQEGQEGTAVQFFNELNESVSGPLVIRIPAGANVDPEGTNITYRVVAEREIAGEKYMLLNVTVPRGVGQITAVTKKDTKPPEVSIGYITPSKPKPGQRFSVYISADDNVGIRAMKVQIIVDGKVVKELPAFSVKPSEVKATYFTEVDGINATTFTIKAIATDFYGNTKEATYSVGTSTATTAATTTETSSNEGKGICGPAAILALIALPNLLRWRK from the coding sequence ATGCTCGGAAGAAGGGCCCTGGTATTCCTCCTGGTGTTGATGGCAACAGCGGCTTTTGTATTCCCCCAAGTCAGAGTCCAAGCGGCTGGCAACGTCGTAACCCCGGGCCAGGTAATTCTCGACCCCCTTCCGGGAACACCGGCAATAGGCCTCCCGGGCGATACGATCGAGGTTTATCCGGCCGAGGGCGTTAGCGTTCAGTCCCTCCAGATAGTATCGATACTCCACGGTCCCTACGACCTCCAGATCGTCGGAACCGAAGGGGGTGTGGTCAGGGCTAAGATACCCTATGAGGCGGTTCCGGACGTCTACTTCCTCGTCGTTAAGAGCAACAAAGGCGACGTAACTGTCCCCAACGGGGTCTGGGTCATGGAGAGGGCCCCCACGGTACTCAGGATAGCCCACGGAAGCGACCTTCACGTTACGAGCGGGTTCAAGATGGGCTTCGTGTGCGGGGACTACTTCCAGAAGAGCATCCCGGAGATACTTAAGTACTGCAACAATCCCATAGGAATGCACAGCTACACCGCCACAGAGAGCTTCATGACATACTACGCCATGGTCGGAAGCTGGGGCCAGAACGTTATAAACCTCATAATCAGCACGGGCGATGACGTTGATACCAACGGTGACCAGGAAGGGTACAAAATGCTCAACAGGGCCATCCTCTACGCCACAGCGGCAGGGACTCCCCTAATAAGCATAAAGGGCAACCACGACCATCCACCGACCTATTACGGCAAGTACGTTGGCCCCAGATACTTCTACAGGGTCATCGGGGACTTCCTCATCATAGGCCTGGACAGCAGGGGCGAAGAGAGGCACCCGGAGATGGAGCAACTCCAGTGGATGGAGGACGTTCTCAAGGGCCACCCGAACAAGACGGTTATAGTCCTCGTCCACCACCCGTTCTGGTACAGCACCCCCGATGGGAAGTGGGGAGGGACTATAAAGGGCTACACTGCCTTTGACGACAGCGACTGGAAGGCCCTAACCAGGTTCGTCAGCTGGGACTGGGTGGGCAGGAAAGGCGAGTACGAAGATATAGCAAGGTACTTCCTCCAGATGGTTGAAAAGTACAACATCAGGCTCGTCCTCTCGGGCCACATCCACAAAGATAAGCCGGTCCTGTACGTTGACAAGAACGGAAACGAGCACTGGTTCTGGACCCTTACGACAACGGGGGCACCTGACAAGACGAGCAACCCCCCGAGCGAAACGGATAAGGGCCTCGGCTATACGGTGCCAAGCTGGTACGGTTCGCAGGTTGTCTACCTATACTCCAACGGCACCGTTGAGTTCCCGCTGGCCGGGAACGTTCTCCGCGATGGGATAAGTTCACTGCCCGTGCCCCAGAAGTTCGTGGTCTTCAGGCAGGAGGGACAGGAAGGAACGGCCGTTCAGTTCTTCAACGAGCTTAACGAGAGCGTCAGCGGCCCGCTCGTCATAAGGATACCCGCGGGTGCTAACGTAGATCCAGAGGGCACGAACATAACCTACAGAGTCGTCGCCGAGAGAGAAATTGCGGGAGAGAAATACATGCTGCTGAACGTCACAGTCCCCAGGGGAGTCGGCCAGATAACCGCAGTTACAAAAAAGGACACCAAACCGCCCGAGGTCTCGATAGGTTACATCACCCCGAGCAAGCCCAAACCGGGCCAGAGGTTCTCGGTTTACATAAGCGCCGATGACAACGTGGGCATAAGGGCCATGAAGGTTCAGATAATCGTCGACGGAAAGGTAGTGAAAGAGCTCCCAGCCTTCTCCGTTAAGCCGTCCGAGGTCAAAGCAACTTACTTCACCGAAGTAGATGGTATTAACGCAACGACCTTCACCATAAAAGCCATAGCAACGGACTTCTACGGGAACACAAAGGAAGCAACCTACTCGGTTGGTACAAGCACCGCAACCACCGCAGCCACCACGACCGAAACCTCCAGCAATGAAGGAAAAGGGATCTGCGGGCCGGCCGCCATCCTTGCCCTCATAGCGCTCCCCAACCTGCTCCGTTGGAGGAAGTGA
- a CDS encoding DUF5814 domain-containing protein — protein sequence MLFVVRPGRKKNELEALFIEKEPEKLSQLKGLKADRVYRFIMHEGRLFKVLEGSQYQNPKEIEKLLRQARIVLVGEDEWEDYFKNRLQNKNVEKAELCRLCLLEGRITILTEGNRIKYRNEYICERCAEEELKRELRFRFNSVAMFDQAKKLLERFKDLDKVLYAFDPRFDPTKHPEITKWDELKAKHVKVEKVRLDELPLPERFREVLRGEGITELLPVQSLAVKNGLLDGENLLVVSATASGKTLIGELAGIPKAMEGKKMLFLVPLVALANQKYEDFKRRYSKLGLRVAIRVGMSRIKTKDELVVVDTDIDAEIIVGTYEGIDYLLRAGRKIGNVGTVVIDEIHTLDEEERGPRLDGLIARLRMLYPHAQFIGLSATVGNPGELAKELGLKLVLYDERPVDLERHIIIARSESEKWSHIASLCKAEANRKSKQGYRGQTIVFTFSRKRTHELAAYLTSKGLKAKPYHSGLPYNQRKLTEMEFLAQMLDVVVTTAALGAGVDFPASQVIFESLAMGNKWLSVREFHQMLGRAGRPLYHEKGKVYLIVEPGRKYSAQMEGSEDEVAFKLLTAPIEPVTVEWSDELEQDNVLAHSCVFSRLEVIEEVQSRCLGANQSAEKVLKKLEEFDFVRLRGSLVEVTPYGRAVSMSFLLPKEAAFIRENLGKKSAREMAVKLLPFENLYLSGTLQRELERVVKGRLSASVFSSSFASVLQELDRVIPELSPNAAERLFTLYQEFFMCGEEDCTDYAMGKVGNMIIELRRSGKHPTQIAEHFRKVYGLIVYPGDVFTWLDGIVRKLEAIERIARVFRVRSAEEEAKTLKEEIEEGKTMREKRKEGSLTSSNGAGWGAL from the coding sequence ATGCTCTTCGTTGTGAGACCGGGGAGAAAGAAGAACGAGCTTGAGGCCCTCTTCATCGAGAAAGAGCCTGAAAAACTTTCCCAGCTTAAGGGGCTTAAGGCTGATAGGGTTTACCGCTTCATAATGCACGAGGGGAGACTCTTCAAGGTCCTCGAAGGGAGCCAGTATCAGAACCCGAAGGAGATAGAGAAGCTGTTAAGACAGGCCAGAATCGTTTTAGTGGGGGAAGACGAGTGGGAGGACTACTTCAAGAACCGCCTTCAGAACAAAAACGTTGAGAAGGCTGAACTCTGCCGCCTCTGTCTCCTCGAGGGCAGGATCACGATACTGACGGAGGGCAACAGGATAAAGTACCGCAACGAGTACATCTGCGAGCGCTGTGCCGAGGAAGAGCTCAAGAGAGAACTCCGCTTCCGCTTCAACAGCGTGGCAATGTTCGATCAGGCGAAGAAGCTTTTGGAGAGGTTTAAAGACCTCGACAAAGTCCTCTACGCCTTCGACCCGCGCTTTGACCCGACGAAGCATCCGGAGATAACGAAGTGGGACGAGCTCAAGGCGAAGCACGTTAAGGTTGAGAAAGTTAGGCTCGACGAGCTTCCCCTTCCGGAGAGGTTCAGGGAAGTCCTCAGGGGTGAAGGCATAACCGAGCTTCTCCCTGTCCAGAGCCTGGCAGTTAAGAACGGCCTCCTCGATGGCGAGAACCTGCTGGTGGTTTCCGCCACTGCAAGCGGTAAGACGCTCATCGGCGAGCTGGCCGGGATTCCGAAGGCGATGGAAGGCAAAAAGATGCTCTTCCTTGTGCCGCTGGTGGCCCTCGCAAACCAGAAGTACGAGGACTTCAAAAGGAGGTATTCCAAACTCGGCCTCAGGGTGGCCATACGCGTTGGCATGAGCAGGATAAAGACGAAGGATGAGCTCGTGGTCGTTGATACCGACATTGATGCCGAGATAATAGTCGGAACCTACGAGGGGATTGACTACCTCCTCAGGGCCGGAAGAAAGATCGGCAACGTCGGGACTGTTGTCATAGATGAGATCCACACGCTGGACGAGGAGGAGCGCGGGCCCCGGCTGGACGGCCTCATCGCGAGGCTGAGAATGCTCTATCCCCACGCCCAGTTCATAGGTCTGAGCGCAACGGTCGGAAATCCCGGGGAACTCGCAAAAGAACTTGGCCTAAAGCTGGTTCTCTACGACGAGAGGCCCGTTGACCTTGAGAGGCACATCATCATAGCGAGAAGCGAAAGCGAGAAGTGGAGCCATATAGCCAGCCTCTGTAAAGCTGAAGCGAACAGGAAGTCGAAACAGGGCTACAGGGGCCAGACCATAGTCTTCACCTTCTCAAGGAAGAGGACTCACGAGCTTGCCGCTTACCTCACGAGTAAGGGTCTCAAAGCGAAGCCCTACCACTCCGGTCTGCCCTATAACCAGAGGAAGCTCACCGAGATGGAGTTTTTAGCTCAGATGCTCGATGTCGTCGTTACAACCGCGGCCCTGGGGGCTGGAGTTGATTTCCCCGCTTCTCAAGTGATCTTTGAGAGCCTCGCGATGGGCAACAAGTGGCTCAGCGTTAGGGAGTTCCACCAGATGCTCGGAAGGGCGGGGAGGCCACTCTACCACGAGAAGGGGAAGGTCTACCTCATAGTCGAGCCCGGGAGGAAGTATTCTGCTCAGATGGAAGGTAGTGAAGACGAGGTTGCCTTCAAGCTTTTGACGGCTCCAATAGAGCCGGTAACCGTAGAGTGGAGCGATGAGCTCGAGCAGGACAACGTTCTCGCCCATTCCTGCGTCTTCAGCAGGCTTGAGGTCATTGAAGAAGTCCAGTCGAGGTGCCTCGGGGCAAACCAGAGCGCCGAGAAAGTTCTGAAAAAACTGGAGGAGTTCGACTTCGTCCGGCTCAGGGGTTCCCTCGTTGAGGTCACCCCCTACGGAAGGGCCGTGAGCATGAGCTTTTTGCTGCCAAAAGAAGCGGCTTTCATCCGCGAAAACCTCGGTAAGAAATCTGCCCGGGAGATGGCGGTAAAACTGCTTCCCTTTGAGAACCTCTACCTGAGTGGGACACTCCAGAGGGAGCTTGAGAGAGTTGTAAAGGGCAGGTTGAGCGCCAGCGTCTTCTCTTCAAGCTTTGCGTCCGTACTTCAGGAGCTTGACAGGGTCATTCCCGAGCTGAGCCCAAACGCCGCTGAGAGGCTCTTCACACTCTACCAGGAGTTCTTCATGTGCGGCGAAGAGGACTGTACTGACTACGCCATGGGGAAGGTTGGCAACATGATAATAGAGCTGAGGCGGAGCGGAAAGCACCCCACCCAGATAGCCGAGCACTTCAGGAAGGTTTACGGGCTGATAGTCTACCCGGGCGACGTCTTCACGTGGCTCGATGGCATAGTGAGGAAGCTTGAGGCAATAGAGAGGATAGCGAGGGTCTTCCGCGTCAGGAGCGCGGAGGAGGAGGCAAAAACCCTGAAGGAGGAAATCGAGGAAGGCAAAACGATGCGCGAGAAAAGGAAAGAAGGGAGCCTCACTTCCTCCAACGGAGCAGGTTGGGGAGCGCTATGA
- a CDS encoding 30S ribosomal protein S8e, whose amino-acid sequence MAIWQGRSLKKPSGGRIVLARKKRKRELGREPANTKIAEEKEKRKIIRTYGGNRKIRLIEALYANVFEGGKGRKARILNVIENPANRQYARRNIITKGAIIKTEIGKAIVTSRPGQDGVVNAVLIREENA is encoded by the coding sequence ATGGCCATCTGGCAGGGAAGATCACTTAAAAAGCCTTCAGGCGGGAGGATTGTCCTCGCCAGGAAAAAGAGGAAGAGGGAGCTCGGTAGAGAGCCGGCTAACACTAAGATTGCCGAAGAAAAGGAAAAGAGAAAGATAATCAGAACCTACGGCGGCAACAGGAAGATCCGCCTTATTGAGGCCCTCTACGCCAACGTCTTTGAGGGTGGAAAGGGCAGGAAGGCCAGGATCCTCAACGTCATCGAGAACCCTGCCAACAGGCAGTACGCGAGGAGGAACATAATCACCAAGGGCGCCATAATAAAGACAGAGATAGGAAAGGCCATCGTAACCAGCAGACCGGGCCAGGACGGCGTTGTCAACGCAGTCCTCATCAGGGAGGAGAACGCCTGA
- a CDS encoding L-aspartate oxidase, translated as MVSVGIIGGGIAGLTAALALSSRGHEVTVIHAGIEATNSYWAQAGIALSILEGDSPELHVSDTMRAGRYLNDEEVVWNVVSKSSEVYDFFLSLGLKFEGNETEGGHSFPRVFTIKNETGKHIIKTLYLHAEESGINFVKGWAEELAVRHKRAHGVFVDGEFMKFDATVIATGGFAGLFKYTAGSPLNLGFLIGDAIMKGAFARDLEFVQFHPTGFIGSNGTKLISEAVRGAGAKLVTEDGERFVDELSTRDIVARAIYLKTLEGKRVFLDARDITDFRRRFPQIYAFLAKEGLDPSKDLIPVSPIAHYTMGGIATDLWYRTNVKNLYAIGEAASNGFHGANRLASNSLLECVVSGLEVARTIARERPRAGEVRDVPYHGYEAGDVESLREILWNHAGIVRNGRGLKEGIKKLESVETDPRLKLLARGVLECALAREESRGSHYREDFPLVRKTYQRPSFFDGRCRL; from the coding sequence ATGGTTTCAGTTGGCATAATCGGGGGTGGAATAGCCGGCTTAACTGCCGCCCTGGCCCTCTCCAGTAGAGGTCACGAAGTCACTGTAATTCATGCCGGGATAGAGGCCACAAACTCCTACTGGGCTCAGGCGGGAATAGCGCTGTCCATCCTTGAGGGCGATTCTCCAGAGCTTCACGTTTCTGACACAATGCGCGCGGGGAGATACCTCAACGACGAGGAGGTGGTCTGGAACGTCGTTTCAAAATCTTCTGAGGTTTACGATTTCTTTCTCTCGCTTGGCCTGAAGTTTGAGGGGAACGAAACCGAAGGCGGTCACTCCTTTCCGAGGGTGTTCACGATAAAGAACGAGACCGGAAAGCACATTATTAAAACCCTCTACCTTCACGCGGAGGAGTCAGGAATTAACTTCGTCAAAGGCTGGGCCGAGGAACTTGCCGTTAGGCACAAAAGGGCCCATGGTGTTTTCGTTGATGGAGAATTTATGAAGTTTGACGCGACCGTTATAGCGACGGGAGGTTTCGCCGGTTTGTTCAAGTACACGGCAGGATCGCCGCTCAACCTGGGCTTTCTTATCGGGGACGCGATTATGAAGGGGGCCTTTGCGAGGGATCTTGAGTTCGTTCAGTTTCATCCAACGGGTTTTATCGGAAGTAACGGCACTAAACTTATAAGCGAAGCAGTCCGCGGTGCCGGTGCGAAGCTGGTAACCGAAGACGGGGAGCGTTTCGTGGACGAACTCTCAACAAGGGATATTGTCGCCAGGGCGATATACCTGAAAACGCTCGAAGGAAAACGCGTCTTCCTTGATGCAAGGGACATAACCGACTTCAGGAGGAGGTTCCCCCAGATTTACGCCTTTCTGGCTAAGGAGGGGCTTGACCCGTCAAAGGACTTAATACCGGTTTCACCCATTGCCCATTACACAATGGGAGGCATAGCCACGGATCTGTGGTACAGAACTAACGTAAAGAACCTCTATGCAATAGGTGAAGCCGCCAGTAACGGTTTCCACGGTGCCAACAGGCTGGCCAGTAACTCCCTTCTTGAATGCGTCGTTTCAGGCCTGGAGGTGGCCAGGACGATCGCCAGGGAGAGACCGCGCGCTGGGGAAGTCAGAGATGTGCCCTACCACGGGTACGAGGCTGGAGACGTTGAATCTCTGAGGGAAATCCTCTGGAATCACGCTGGAATCGTTAGAAATGGCAGAGGGCTGAAAGAGGGCATTAAAAAGCTCGAGTCCGTGGAAACCGATCCAAGGCTCAAACTTTTGGCCAGAGGAGTTCTGGAATGTGCCCTGGCCAGAGAGGAAAGCAGGGGAAGCCACTACCGTGAGGACTTCCCCCTTGTGAGAAAAACCTACCAGAGGCCATCGTTTTTTGACGGAAGGTGCAGGCTTTAG